From the Pirellulales bacterium genome, one window contains:
- a CDS encoding CerR family C-terminal domain-containing protein — protein sequence MTDDTKNRLLEAAGQIFCDKGFELATVREICDRAEANVASVNYYFGDKQRLYIDAVRQAQCICVGQVPMPEWDPAMLATERLRAFVHTMLSRMLYAERPAWHLGLMLRELASPTAACAEVVDDYIRPMAEELEKILADLLPAGTPRSQAYVTGFSIVGQCLFYYVHRPIAELLIGVDEYRQLSVDRLADHIATFSLTALGYAQTTTPSASKG from the coding sequence ATGACCGACGACACTAAAAATCGCCTGCTGGAAGCGGCAGGACAGATCTTTTGCGACAAGGGATTCGAGCTGGCCACGGTGCGCGAAATCTGTGACCGTGCCGAAGCGAATGTCGCCAGCGTCAACTACTACTTCGGTGACAAGCAGCGGTTGTATATCGACGCCGTGCGGCAGGCGCAATGCATCTGCGTTGGGCAAGTCCCCATGCCCGAGTGGGACCCCGCGATGCTGGCTACCGAGCGCCTGCGAGCATTTGTACATACGATGCTCAGCCGCATGCTGTACGCCGAGCGGCCAGCCTGGCATTTGGGGTTGATGTTGCGTGAATTGGCCAGCCCCACCGCGGCCTGCGCTGAAGTGGTCGACGACTACATTCGACCCATGGCCGAAGAGTTGGAGAAAATCCTGGCCGACTTGTTGCCTGCGGGCACGCCACGCAGCCAGGCCTATGTGACGGGCTTCAGCATCGTGGGGCAATGCCTTTTCTATTACGTGCATCGTCCGATTGCCGAGCTGTTGATCGGCGTCGACGAATACCGGCAGCTTTCCGTCGATCGGCTGGCTGACCACATCGCCACGTTCTCGCTGACGGCCTTGGGCTATGCCCAGACCACCACGCCTTCGGCCAGCAAAGGGTAA
- a CDS encoding DSD1 family PLP-dependent enzyme, whose translation MSSTLPAPELIESTKDALDTPALCLDLAAMDANIRAIVDACRAHNVAWRPHAKGHKVPAIAQREIAAGAIGITCAKLGEAEVMAAAGIGELLIANMIVGPMKLARLVELRRIADPIVCVDHIDQVAPMAEAMSQAGLTLRTMIEVDIGLRRVGVLPGKGALALAGQILESPGLELVGIMGYEGHLLTVADAHEKGSAIRAALGQLTDTAEALRRAGLPCDIVSCGGTGSYPFAIQQPGITEIQAGGAIFMDAYYRTRCRIPDLKYALTLLTTIVSRPAPDRAIVDAGRKSINMELAMPLVAGRDDIRVKGLSAEHGTLELGPTARDLRIGDRLELIPGYADLTVALHDELYGFRDERLEVIWPIEARGKLR comes from the coding sequence GTGAGCTCCACTTTGCCAGCGCCGGAATTGATCGAGTCGACCAAGGATGCGCTTGATACGCCGGCGCTGTGCCTGGACCTGGCGGCCATGGATGCCAACATCCGCGCCATCGTCGACGCTTGCCGCGCGCACAACGTCGCCTGGCGACCGCACGCCAAGGGGCACAAGGTGCCGGCCATTGCACAGCGCGAAATCGCCGCCGGCGCGATCGGGATCACATGCGCCAAGCTCGGCGAGGCCGAGGTCATGGCCGCCGCCGGCATCGGCGAATTGTTGATCGCCAACATGATTGTGGGTCCCATGAAGTTGGCGCGGCTTGTCGAGCTGCGCCGCATCGCCGATCCAATTGTCTGCGTCGATCACATCGACCAGGTGGCCCCCATGGCCGAAGCGATGAGTCAGGCCGGCCTGACGTTGAGAACTATGATCGAGGTCGATATCGGCCTGCGGCGCGTGGGAGTGCTGCCGGGTAAAGGGGCGCTAGCGCTGGCCGGCCAGATTCTGGAGAGCCCTGGTCTCGAACTGGTCGGCATCATGGGATACGAAGGACATTTGTTGACCGTTGCCGACGCGCATGAAAAAGGGTCGGCCATACGCGCCGCGCTGGGCCAACTGACGGACACGGCCGAAGCGTTGCGCCGCGCGGGCTTGCCGTGCGATATCGTTTCCTGCGGCGGGACCGGATCTTATCCCTTTGCTATCCAGCAGCCGGGCATCACCGAGATCCAAGCCGGCGGGGCGATCTTTATGGACGCCTATTACCGCACGCGCTGCCGCATACCCGACTTGAAGTACGCGCTGACGCTACTGACGACGATCGTCAGTCGACCGGCGCCCGATCGGGCCATCGTCGACGCCGGCCGCAAGTCGATCAACATGGAGCTGGCGATGCCACTGGTAGCGGGCCGCGACGATATCCGCGTAAAAGGATTGTCGGCCGAACACGGCACGCTGGAACTGGGGCCCACGGCGCGCGATCTAAGGATCGGAGATCGGCTGGAACTCATCCCCGGCTACGCCGACCTGACTGTGGCACTGCACGACGAACTGTACGGTTTCCGCGACGAACGGCTGGAAGTGATCTGGCCGATCGAGGCCCGCGGGAAACTGCGGTAA
- a CDS encoding ABC transporter ATP-binding protein, with the protein MVTAHSAIAVACRSLGKDFGTGDTRVRALVDVDLTVHAGELTLLVGPSGCGKTTLISIIAGLLRPTGGEVDVFGAVQSRLSPRQLVQFRATNIGFVFQQYNLLPALSAVENVAVPLLIGRVPRRNALHRARLLLDAVDLGARADALPRQLSGGQQQRVAIARALVHEPRLLVCDEPTAALDAKSGQTVLELVRRVVVQKDRAVIVVTHDSRIFSYGDRIISMADGRVEHVATQTAGTPAGEA; encoded by the coding sequence ATGGTCACGGCCCACAGCGCTATCGCTGTCGCTTGCCGCAGCCTGGGAAAAGATTTTGGCACCGGCGATACGCGGGTCCGCGCACTCGTGGACGTCGATCTCACGGTTCATGCTGGCGAGCTGACATTGCTCGTCGGCCCCAGCGGTTGCGGCAAGACGACGCTGATCTCGATCATCGCCGGTTTGCTGCGGCCCACCGGGGGCGAGGTCGACGTGTTCGGCGCCGTGCAATCGCGATTATCGCCGCGGCAATTGGTGCAATTTCGGGCCACGAACATTGGATTTGTCTTTCAGCAATACAACCTGCTCCCGGCACTCTCGGCGGTTGAGAACGTCGCAGTGCCCCTGTTGATCGGCCGTGTACCCCGGCGCAATGCCCTCCACCGCGCTCGGCTACTGCTCGACGCGGTAGACCTGGGCGCTCGGGCAGACGCCCTGCCCCGCCAGCTCTCCGGCGGCCAGCAGCAGCGCGTGGCCATTGCCCGCGCGCTAGTACACGAACCGCGTCTGCTCGTGTGCGACGAACCCACCGCGGCGCTCGACGCCAAGTCGGGCCAGACGGTGCTCGAACTCGTCCGCCGCGTGGTGGTTCAAAAGGATCGCGCGGTGATCGTCGTGACGCACGACAGCCGCATTTTCTCTTACGGTGACCGGATCATTTCCATGGCCGACGGGCGGGTCGAACACGTCGCCACGCAAACTGCCGGCACGCCGGCGGGAGAAGCCTGA
- a CDS encoding ABC transporter permease, producing MNWVAWRMLTGDRAKYLGTIFGVAFGTLLISQQTAIFVGLMSRTASQISDIREAAIWVMRPEVQNSDEIKPLGENDVFRVRGVPGVSWAVRFYKGLARARVADGSFRQVSLLGLDDDTLVGAPTEMLLGSLSELRHPDAVIVDKAGFEYLWPGQPLTLGNTLEMNDQRAIIVGICKASPPFQTFPIMYCRYTQAMEFVARERNRMSFVLAQPDELTSVPETCRRIQAQTGLLALSRLDFVWRTVGYYLRSTGIPVNFGITIGLGFIVGTAIAGQTFYLFTLENLRQFGALKAMGLTNGRLILMVLLQASIVGCIGFGIGVGLTALFFEGTKNLAHLAGFYLPWQVVALSAGAVSLIVVLASLVSARKVLVLEPAEVFRT from the coding sequence ATGAACTGGGTCGCCTGGAGAATGCTCACCGGAGATCGTGCCAAATACCTGGGCACGATCTTTGGCGTGGCCTTCGGCACGCTGCTGATCTCGCAGCAGACGGCGATCTTTGTCGGCTTGATGAGCCGCACGGCCAGCCAGATCAGCGACATCCGCGAAGCGGCCATTTGGGTCATGCGACCCGAAGTACAGAATTCCGACGAGATCAAGCCGCTGGGCGAGAACGACGTCTTTCGCGTGCGTGGTGTGCCCGGCGTTTCGTGGGCCGTGCGATTCTATAAAGGGTTGGCTCGGGCGCGGGTGGCCGACGGCAGTTTTCGCCAGGTATCGCTTTTGGGATTGGATGACGACACGTTGGTCGGCGCACCCACCGAGATGCTCTTGGGTTCCCTCAGCGAGTTGCGCCATCCCGACGCAGTGATCGTGGACAAGGCAGGCTTCGAGTATCTCTGGCCCGGCCAGCCCTTGACGTTGGGCAATACGTTAGAGATGAACGACCAGCGCGCGATCATTGTCGGCATCTGCAAAGCGTCTCCGCCGTTTCAAACATTTCCGATCATGTATTGCCGTTACACGCAGGCTATGGAATTTGTAGCCCGCGAGCGCAATCGCATGTCGTTCGTGCTCGCGCAGCCCGACGAGCTGACGAGCGTGCCGGAAACCTGCCGCCGCATCCAGGCCCAGACGGGCTTGCTGGCGTTGTCTCGATTGGATTTCGTGTGGCGCACGGTCGGTTACTATCTCCGCTCGACCGGCATTCCGGTGAATTTCGGCATCACGATCGGGTTGGGATTCATTGTCGGCACGGCCATCGCCGGCCAGACGTTTTATCTCTTCACCTTGGAAAACCTGCGGCAATTCGGCGCGCTAAAGGCCATGGGGCTGACCAATGGCCGCTTGATCCTGATGGTGCTGCTGCAAGCTTCTATCGTGGGTTGCATTGGGTTTGGAATCGGCGTGGGGCTCACAGCTCTGTTTTTCGAAGGAACAAAGAACCTCGCACACCTGGCAGGATTTTATCTGCCGTGGCAAGTCGTGGCACTATCGGCCGGCGCCGTGAGCCTGATCGTCGTGCTAGCCAGTCTCGTTAGTGCGCGCAAAGTGCTGGTGCTGGAGCCTGCCGAGGTCTTCCGCACATGA
- a CDS encoding YbaK/EbsC family protein, translated as MNVLEFLDEHHSTYQVIDHTAAYSALRMAEAVHVSGDMVAKSVVLKAGHGFCYFLVVVPATSRVDLEKIRATMGLDEIELASEQEVAAQCRDCEVGAMPPFGSQLGMETIIDESLSSSEEIVFEGNSHQQAIRMKYRDYYQLEHPLIVRIATHI; from the coding sequence ATGAATGTCCTCGAATTTCTTGACGAGCACCACAGCACCTATCAGGTGATCGACCACACGGCGGCCTACAGCGCGCTGCGGATGGCCGAGGCGGTACATGTCTCGGGAGACATGGTCGCCAAGAGCGTCGTGCTGAAGGCAGGGCACGGATTCTGCTATTTCTTGGTCGTCGTACCCGCCACTTCGCGCGTGGATCTGGAAAAGATTCGCGCCACGATGGGGCTAGACGAGATCGAACTGGCCAGCGAGCAGGAGGTCGCGGCGCAGTGCCGCGATTGTGAAGTAGGCGCCATGCCTCCCTTTGGATCGCAACTGGGCATGGAGACGATCATCGACGAGTCGCTATCATCGAGTGAAGAGATCGTCTTCGAAGGCAATAGCCACCAGCAGGCGATTCGCATGAAGTATCGCGACTACTACCAGCTCGAACATCCGTTGATCGTGCGGATCGCAACTCACATTTAA